A window of Chloracidobacterium sp. N contains these coding sequences:
- a CDS encoding energy transducer TonB: MFDTMVESTSQVKDAGRRSAFFAVTFIIWVVGFTGLVIWQVWTYAAELSQSANDVTLLAPPPPPPPPPPPPPAATTSVPQTKAPVIDDTFTAPKEVPKEIKEIPKQAQLRSRVGDAGASDAAGMVGGVPGGVPGGVPGSTGDAAPPPPPDPPKEAQVPSGPVRKSEGVLKGNAINRVQPDYPAVAKSARIQGAVVVEIVIDEQGQVISARPVSGPALLQQAAVSAARRWTFKPTILNGQPVKVSGAITFNFVLN, encoded by the coding sequence ATGTTCGACACCATGGTTGAGTCCACCTCGCAAGTCAAAGACGCCGGTCGGCGTTCAGCCTTCTTTGCCGTGACGTTCATCATCTGGGTGGTTGGCTTCACTGGACTGGTCATTTGGCAGGTGTGGACGTACGCCGCTGAGCTGAGTCAGTCGGCCAACGATGTCACGTTGCTTGCGCCTCCGCCTCCGCCGCCACCTCCACCTCCGCCTCCGCCGGCGGCCACGACATCAGTGCCGCAGACCAAAGCGCCGGTCATTGACGACACCTTCACGGCGCCGAAGGAAGTCCCGAAAGAGATCAAAGAGATTCCAAAGCAGGCCCAACTCCGTTCACGGGTTGGTGATGCTGGTGCCAGTGATGCGGCTGGAATGGTGGGTGGTGTGCCAGGTGGTGTGCCAGGTGGTGTGCCGGGGAGCACCGGAGATGCAGCCCCGCCGCCGCCGCCGGACCCACCCAAAGAAGCTCAGGTGCCCTCCGGCCCTGTTCGGAAGAGTGAAGGTGTTCTCAAGGGAAATGCCATCAACCGTGTGCAGCCGGACTATCCAGCCGTTGCCAAGTCTGCCCGGATACAGGGAGCGGTCGTCGTTGAGATTGTCATCGATGAGCAAGGGCAGGTGATCAGTGCGCGGCCGGTGAGCGGACCAGCGTTGCTACAACAGGCGGCCGTGAGCGCCGCCCGCCGGTGGACGTTCAAGCCGACCATTCTCAATGGCCAGCCGGTGAAGGTCTCCGGGGCGATTACATTCAACTTTGTACTCAACTAG
- a CDS encoding MotA/TolQ/ExbB proton channel family protein yields MTLLFTKFGLLTMQAIIMFAAEGGKAETEDFTLLGMIRKMGPTALAVAIILFLMSVYSIAIMVERFLTYTQAKTQSREFAPKVAQALKNDRIEEAINIADQHRKSHLAVVVNAGLQEFRAHQNDPNLSGDVIEASKRALQRAVAVKMAEFKKGLSGLATIGSTAPFVGLFGTVIGIINAFQGMKEAEGAGIGAVAGGISEALIETAFGLLVAVPAVWMFNYFTSKVEAYNVEMENSSSELIDYFLKRRGAR; encoded by the coding sequence ATGACGTTGCTTTTCACCAAGTTCGGCTTGCTGACCATGCAGGCAATCATCATGTTTGCTGCTGAAGGCGGCAAGGCCGAAACCGAAGACTTTACCCTGCTCGGCATGATCCGCAAGATGGGGCCGACGGCGTTGGCCGTGGCGATCATTTTGTTCCTCATGTCGGTCTATTCGATTGCCATCATGGTCGAGCGTTTTCTGACCTACACGCAGGCGAAAACCCAGTCGCGTGAATTCGCTCCCAAAGTGGCACAGGCGCTGAAGAATGACCGTATCGAGGAAGCCATCAACATTGCCGACCAGCACCGCAAGAGCCATCTGGCCGTCGTTGTCAATGCCGGCTTGCAGGAGTTCCGTGCGCATCAGAATGACCCGAATCTTTCCGGTGATGTGATTGAAGCCTCAAAGCGGGCCCTGCAACGGGCGGTCGCCGTCAAGATGGCCGAGTTCAAGAAGGGGCTTTCGGGGTTGGCCACAATTGGTTCCACGGCGCCGTTTGTGGGCCTGTTCGGCACGGTAATCGGTATCATCAACGCTTTCCAGGGGATGAAGGAAGCCGAAGGCGCGGGGATCGGCGCCGTGGCCGGGGGAATCTCCGAGGCGCTGATCGAGACGGCGTTCGGTCTGCTGGTGGCGGTGCCGGCCGTGTGGATGTTCAACTACTTCACGAGCAAGGTCGAGGCCTACAACGTCGAAATGGAAAACTCGTCATCCGAGTTGATTGACTACTTCCTCAAGCGGCGGGGAGCGCGCTAA
- a CDS encoding biopolymer transporter ExbD — protein MGMSAGGGSGYNSDINVTPMVDVMLVLLIIFIVVTPLLSQGVNVNLPENDNPEEDPNITKDTSVVVSIPQTGQYYVGRDPVARTELVERIKRLMREKAKKEEQVVYIRAEKTVPYGEVVMTVDAIRNAGIDRIGLVTEKRKKK, from the coding sequence ATGGGCATGTCGGCTGGTGGTGGAAGCGGCTACAACAGCGACATCAACGTAACGCCCATGGTGGACGTGATGCTGGTGCTGCTGATTATCTTCATTGTCGTCACCCCGTTGTTGTCGCAGGGGGTCAATGTCAACCTGCCCGAAAACGACAACCCGGAAGAAGACCCGAACATTACCAAAGACACCTCGGTCGTGGTTTCGATCCCGCAGACCGGGCAGTACTATGTCGGGCGTGATCCGGTAGCCCGAACCGAACTGGTCGAGCGGATCAAGCGCCTGATGCGTGAGAAAGCCAAAAAGGAAGAACAGGTCGTCTACATCCGGGCTGAGAAGACTGTTCCTTACGGCGAAGTGGTGATGACTGTGGATGCCATCCGCAATGCCGGTATAGACCGGATTGGCCTCGTCACTGAAAAGCGCAAGAAGAAGTGA